CCATTTGGGAAGCATAGTCCTGGCTCTTTCTATTTCACTGAGCGGATAAAAAGGATTGTCTGAAGATTGCGGGTTGACAACAAATATATTGCTGTCTCCCTCAAGCCAGGCATCATATACTTCACTTTTGAGCCAGTGGTTGCTGCCGTAGGGAGTGGAGAGAATCAGGAGCTGCCCGCTGTGGAATGCCAGCCTCTGCAGTGCTGTATCAAACACAGGCTTTGCCATAAGACCGGCTTCATCCATTACTATTAGCGAAGCATGGATTCCCTGCATACTCTCATAGCTTTCGGCACTGATAAGATAAATGACTCCATAGGAGAATGTGATGGTCATCTCACTTTTGTTGAGCGTATATGGAATACCAAGTTCGTCGAATCTTTGTCTGATATATTTCAATGGGTTTCGTAAAAGCATTTTGTGAGTGGGAGCAAGAACGATAATTTCCATTGGTGTACCGGAACTTCCAAAGTGTTCCAGTGCCTTGTAGAAGATTGCAATAGGCAGCAAAAATGTTTTCCCGCATCCCGTACCCCCTATGAGTGCAGTGATTTTCTGCTTTGCCTGCAAAAATCGAACCTGGTAGTCGATGAGTTTGTATTCGATTACAGGCTTATGACTCATTGTTC
The Nitratiruptor tergarcus DSM 16512 genome window above contains:
- a CDS encoding terminase large subunit, with translation MSHKPVIEYKLIDYQVRFLQAKQKITALIGGTGCGKTFLLPIAIFYKALEHFGSSGTPMEIIVLAPTHKMLLRNPLKYIRQRFDELGIPYTLNKSEMTITFSYGVIYLISAESYESMQGIHASLIVMDEAGLMAKPVFDTALQRLAFHSGQLLILSTPYGSNHWLKSEVYDAWLEGDSNIFVVNPQSSDNPFYPLSEIERARTMLPKWKYEMFFEAKFTKPAGLIFEEVTYIPRFQLPPNCIYFRGLDFGFNNPNAVVQLALDPNNNDTVYVVGEWKKSQTNIDDLEAVLKKGYGTIYADPAGKDALETLKRRGLPMSVAKKDVLAGISMLDAMFRSKKLLVFDDLYQLQDELSTYTWQVDRNEQLTDKPAKNNDHLIDALRYAVFTYEGGYLAAKFIDAMIGLNYKDSFFW